One window of the Enterobacter huaxiensis genome contains the following:
- a CDS encoding methionine ABC transporter ATP-binding protein: MIVLSNISKIFDNGKVALTAVDNVSLTVEQGQIYGIIGYSGAGKSTLIRLLNGLEKPTAGSVTINGQDISAAKGEALRQARLKISMVFQHFNLLWSRTVNENIAFSMQIAGVPKAKIQARVAELVELVGLKGRENAYPSQLSGGQKQRVGIARALANNPDVLLCDEATSALDPQTTDQILDLLLDINRRFKLTIVLITHEMHVVRKICDRVAVMENGKVVEEGDVLSVFTHPQQPITRQFVRQVSQYAEDETFNTELATELEGTVIKLTFTGHSTHKPIVGELTLRYGLPFNILHGKMTQTAHGVFGQLWVHVVASDEQLNNILADLQHSDIEGEVIKHG, encoded by the coding sequence ATGATAGTACTCAGCAATATTTCGAAGATTTTTGACAACGGAAAAGTGGCGCTCACCGCCGTTGATAACGTCAGTTTGACGGTAGAGCAAGGGCAGATTTACGGCATTATTGGCTACAGCGGCGCGGGGAAAAGTACCCTTATCCGCCTGCTTAATGGACTTGAAAAACCAACCGCTGGCAGCGTCACCATCAACGGCCAGGATATTTCCGCCGCAAAGGGCGAAGCGCTGCGCCAGGCGCGGCTGAAGATCAGCATGGTCTTCCAGCACTTCAACCTGCTGTGGTCGCGCACCGTGAACGAAAACATCGCCTTTTCGATGCAGATTGCGGGCGTGCCAAAAGCAAAAATTCAGGCCCGCGTCGCCGAGCTGGTGGAGCTGGTAGGCCTGAAAGGGCGCGAAAATGCGTATCCGTCGCAGCTGAGCGGCGGGCAAAAACAGCGTGTGGGGATTGCGCGCGCGCTGGCGAATAACCCGGACGTGCTGCTTTGTGACGAAGCGACGTCCGCGCTTGACCCGCAGACCACCGATCAGATCCTCGATCTGCTGCTGGACATTAACCGTCGTTTCAAACTGACCATTGTGCTTATCACCCACGAGATGCACGTGGTGCGCAAAATCTGCGACCGCGTGGCGGTGATGGAAAACGGCAAAGTGGTGGAAGAGGGTGACGTGCTGAGCGTTTTTACCCATCCGCAGCAGCCGATCACCCGGCAGTTTGTTCGTCAGGTCAGCCAGTATGCTGAAGACGAAACCTTTAATACCGAGCTGGCAACCGAGCTGGAAGGTACGGTAATCAAGCTGACCTTTACCGGTCACAGCACGCATAAGCCGATTGTCGGGGAGTTAACGCTGCGCTACGGCCTGCCGTTTAACATCCTGCACGGAAAAATGACCCAAACCGCCCACGGCGTTTTCGGGCAGCTCTGGGTGCACGTCGTGGCATCTGATGAACAACTGAACAATATCCTCGCCGACCTGCAGCACAGCGATATTGAAGGCGAGGTGATTAAACATGGCTGA
- a CDS encoding pyridoxal-phosphate dependent enzyme, with protein sequence MTIYHSVTELIGQTPLIQLHKLETGPCSLFLKLENQNPGGSIKDRVALSMINEAERSGLLQPGGTIIEATAGNTGLGLALIAAQKGYSLVLVVPDKMSREKIFHLRALGAQVVLTRSDVNKGHPAYYQDYAQRLANELPGAFYIDQFNNVANPLAHRTTTAPELYEQLGGNIDAIVVGVGSGGTLGGLQAWFAEHSPHTEFVLADPAGSVLADQVETGRYQDAGSWLVEGIGEDFIPPLAHIEGVNRAWRITDREAFTTARELLKTEGILAGSSSGTLLAAALKYCQAQTTPKRVVTFACDSGNKYLSKMFNDDWMRQQGLISRPQAGDLSDYIALRHDEGATVTAAPDDTLSTVLARMRLYDISQLPVLDDGKVVGIVDEWDLLRHIGGDGDRFALPVTAAMTRQVEFLDKHAPESALHAIFDRGLVAVINDNDRFLGLITRSDVLTAWRNRLQQ encoded by the coding sequence ATGACGATTTACCACTCTGTCACCGAACTGATTGGCCAGACGCCGCTTATTCAGCTGCACAAGCTGGAAACCGGTCCCTGCTCGCTATTTCTGAAGCTGGAGAACCAAAATCCCGGCGGCTCGATTAAAGACCGCGTTGCGCTGTCGATGATTAACGAAGCCGAGCGTAGCGGTCTGCTGCAGCCCGGTGGAACGATTATCGAGGCGACCGCGGGCAACACGGGCTTAGGCCTGGCGCTGATCGCCGCCCAGAAAGGCTACTCTCTGGTCCTCGTGGTGCCGGACAAAATGAGCCGCGAGAAGATTTTCCACCTGCGTGCGCTTGGTGCCCAGGTGGTGCTGACGCGCTCGGACGTGAACAAAGGCCACCCGGCCTATTACCAGGATTACGCCCAGCGTCTGGCAAACGAACTGCCCGGCGCGTTCTACATCGACCAGTTCAATAACGTCGCCAACCCGCTGGCGCACCGGACGACGACGGCGCCGGAGCTCTACGAGCAACTCGGCGGCAATATTGACGCCATTGTGGTCGGCGTCGGTTCAGGCGGCACGCTGGGCGGCCTGCAGGCGTGGTTTGCCGAGCACTCTCCGCATACCGAGTTCGTGCTTGCCGATCCGGCTGGCTCCGTGCTGGCCGATCAGGTTGAAACCGGACGCTACCAGGATGCCGGCTCCTGGCTGGTCGAGGGGATTGGCGAAGACTTTATCCCACCGCTGGCCCATATCGAGGGGGTGAATCGCGCCTGGCGCATCACCGACCGCGAAGCCTTCACCACCGCGCGTGAGCTGCTGAAAACGGAAGGCATTCTGGCGGGTTCGTCCAGCGGCACCCTGCTGGCGGCGGCGCTGAAATACTGCCAGGCGCAAACCACGCCGAAACGCGTTGTCACCTTCGCCTGCGACAGCGGGAATAAGTATCTCTCAAAGATGTTTAACGACGACTGGATGCGTCAGCAGGGGCTGATCTCACGCCCTCAGGCGGGCGATCTTTCGGACTATATCGCCCTGCGCCACGATGAGGGCGCGACCGTTACCGCCGCTCCGGATGACACCCTCTCTACCGTGCTGGCGCGAATGCGCCTGTATGACATCTCGCAGCTGCCGGTGCTGGACGACGGCAAGGTCGTCGGCATTGTCGACGAATGGGATCTGCTGCGCCACATCGGCGGCGACGGCGATCGCTTCGCGCTTCCGGTGACGGCCGCCATGACGCGGCAGGTGGAATTCCTCGATAAACACGCGCCGGAAAGCGCCCTGCACGCCATTTTTGACCGGGGTCTGGTGGCGGTCATTAACGACAACGACCGTTTTCTCGGTCTGATCACGCGCAGCGACGTTCTGACCGCCTGGCGCAACCGTCTACAGCAATAA